A region of Candidatus Methylomirabilota bacterium DNA encodes the following proteins:
- the nuoL gene encoding NADH-quinone oxidoreductase subunit L, protein MAASGTFALGAWLAPGIAFLILSLAVPLRRSGRPAAAVSIVFSVGALLAAVWSWRLAVPDMARRVLWDWIPVEDAVLTSVGVLADADSALMLILVALISFLVQVYSVGYLSDEPPASLGRYYAYQSLFAFSMMGLVLAPNFVQLFICWELVGLCSYLLIGYWYQRPEAARAAVKAFWITKAGDVFFLIGIVMLWSRTGTFDFSELFEMAQAGSEVLTGLGLVTFFIYLGAAGKSAQFPFHIWLPDAMEGPTPVSALIHAATMVTAGVYLLFRTAFLFEQTPDVLAAVGWNGAFTALLAATLACGQRDIKRVLAYSTVSQLGYMMAAIGAGFASAGFLHLLTHGVFKALLFLAAGAVIHAVGSNDIFAMGGLARRMPQTLAVFLIGTLSLAGIPFFAGFFSKEEILGSTYVGGLTIPFAMLVLAAFLTAFYMFRVVFIVFFGAPAHGDHAHDPPAVMAVPLWILAALAMVIGIGLPRVWNVEPELAPPGWLAGVAIAVAVAGIVLAWLVYGRRLISADWLSRRFAVIGEAVDERFWLDDAFALVYRQGILGLSRIVGWVDRYIVDGIVNVLSAWTLTVGDRLRRIQTGQAQDYIYGVALGVLLLMVWMRWPR, encoded by the coding sequence ATGGCCGCGTCCGGCACCTTCGCGCTCGGGGCCTGGCTGGCTCCCGGCATCGCGTTCCTGATCCTGAGCCTGGCCGTGCCGCTGCGACGCTCCGGGCGGCCCGCCGCCGCGGTGTCCATCGTGTTCTCGGTCGGCGCGCTGCTCGCCGCGGTCTGGTCGTGGCGGCTCGCGGTGCCGGACATGGCGCGCCGGGTGCTCTGGGACTGGATCCCGGTCGAGGATGCGGTGCTCACCTCGGTGGGGGTGCTCGCCGACGCGGATTCCGCCCTGATGCTGATCCTGGTGGCGCTCATCTCGTTCCTGGTCCAGGTCTACTCGGTCGGCTATCTCTCCGACGAGCCGCCGGCCTCGCTCGGACGCTACTACGCCTACCAGTCCCTGTTCGCCTTCTCGATGATGGGCCTGGTGCTGGCTCCCAACTTCGTTCAGCTGTTCATCTGCTGGGAGCTGGTCGGGCTCTGCTCGTACCTGCTGATCGGCTACTGGTATCAGCGCCCGGAGGCGGCGCGGGCCGCGGTGAAGGCCTTCTGGATCACCAAGGCGGGCGACGTCTTCTTCCTGATCGGCATCGTCATGCTGTGGAGCCGGACCGGCACCTTCGACTTCTCCGAGCTCTTCGAGATGGCCCAGGCGGGCAGCGAGGTGCTGACCGGCCTCGGCCTCGTCACCTTCTTCATCTACCTGGGCGCGGCCGGCAAGTCGGCCCAGTTCCCGTTCCACATCTGGCTGCCCGACGCGATGGAGGGCCCCACGCCGGTGTCGGCCCTCATCCACGCCGCCACCATGGTGACCGCGGGCGTGTACCTGCTCTTCCGCACCGCGTTCCTCTTCGAGCAGACGCCCGACGTGCTCGCCGCGGTCGGCTGGAACGGGGCGTTCACCGCGCTGCTCGCGGCCACGCTGGCGTGCGGGCAGCGCGACATCAAGCGCGTGCTCGCCTACTCGACCGTCTCGCAGCTGGGCTACATGATGGCGGCGATCGGAGCCGGGTTTGCGAGCGCCGGGTTCCTGCACCTGCTCACCCACGGCGTGTTCAAGGCGCTGCTCTTCCTCGCCGCGGGGGCGGTCATCCACGCGGTCGGCAGCAACGACATCTTCGCGATGGGCGGGCTCGCACGACGCATGCCGCAGACGCTGGCGGTGTTCCTGATCGGCACGCTGTCCCTCGCGGGCATTCCCTTCTTCGCGGGCTTCTTTTCCAAGGAGGAGATCCTGGGCTCGACCTACGTGGGCGGCCTCACCATCCCGTTCGCGATGCTGGTACTGGCCGCGTTCCTCACCGCCTTCTACATGTTCCGGGTGGTGTTCATCGTCTTCTTCGGCGCCCCCGCCCACGGCGACCATGCCCACGACCCGCCCGCCGTCATGGCCGTGCCCCTCTGGATCCTGGCCGCGCTGGCCATGGTCATCGGCATCGGGCTGCCGCGGGTCTGGAATGTCGAGCCGGAGCTGGCCCCGCCGGGCTGGCTGGCCGGGGTGGCCATCGCGGTGGCGGTGGCCGGCATCGTGCTGGCCTGGCTCGTGTACGGGCGGCGCCTGATCAGCGCGGACTGGCTCTCCCGGCGCTTCGCGGTCATCGGCGAGGCCGTGGACGAGCGCTTCTGGCTGGACGACGCGTTTGCGCTGGTCTACCGCCAGGGCATCCTGGGCCTCTCGCGGATCGTCGGCTGGGTGGACCGCTACATCGTCGACGGCATCGTGAACGTGCTCAGCGCGTGGACGCTCACCGTGGGCGACCGGCTGCGACGCATCCAGACCGGCCAGGCCCAGGACTACATCTACGGCGTCGCCCTCGGCGTGCTGCTCCTGATGGTCTGGATGCGCTGGCCCCGATGA
- the nuoK gene encoding NADH-quinone oxidoreductase subunit NuoK → MTLQAYLTLSAMLFCIGLFGVMTRRNTIGILLGIELMLNAVNINLVAFARFRADVAGMVFTVFTISITVVEVALGLALVILIFRLRRTAVADHLDLLRG, encoded by the coding sequence ATGACCCTGCAGGCCTATCTCACGCTCTCGGCCATGTTGTTCTGCATCGGCCTGTTCGGCGTCATGACCCGGCGCAACACCATCGGCATCCTGCTCGGCATCGAGCTGATGCTCAACGCGGTCAACATCAACCTGGTGGCCTTCGCCCGCTTCCGGGCCGACGTCGCCGGCATGGTCTTCACCGTGTTCACCATCAGCATCACGGTGGTGGAGGTGGCGCTCGGCCTCGCCCTCGTCATCCTGATCTTCCGCCTCCGCCGCACCGCGGTGGCGGACCACCTGGACCTCCTCAGGGGATAG
- a CDS encoding NADH-quinone oxidoreductase subunit M, which translates to MPLGLSSFPVLSIITWSPFVGALLIMFLARRNALLVRWLAVASTAVSLILTLVIYVAYDREAAGFQFYEDVPLVAPLGINYQLGIDGMSLLMLLLTSIIIFAGAWASWTVKVRSQEFYALLLVLVTGVYGVFVSLDLFVLFLFYEIAVLPMYLLIGIWGSSGEVRPQGIFGWAFGRTGVGTKEYAAMKLTLYLLFGSAFILVGILALYVANDSSSFSFLEMELGQFDPRLQSWVFLAFYVGFGILAGIWPLHTWSPDGHASAPTAVSMLHAGVLMKLGAYGVVRLGMGLLPDATLQWSWLVGTIACINIVYGAFSAMAQTDLKYVIAYSSVSHMGVVMLGAATLTEVGLNGSVYQMFAHGIMTGLFFALVGLVYEKAHSREIFKMGGFARMMPGIATAFTIAGLSSLGLPATAGFVAELLTFLGAWQSSYSWWLIPAVGGAYLTAIYVLRVTKQIFWGPPSPDPHFQNLPDARGPEWAALWILVFVIVLFGVWPSLALAPVDTATMPLLNRLWVLQ; encoded by the coding sequence ATGCCTCTCGGCCTCAGCAGCTTCCCGGTGCTGTCCATCATCACCTGGTCGCCCTTCGTCGGGGCCCTGCTGATCATGTTCCTGGCCCGGCGCAACGCGCTGCTGGTGCGCTGGCTGGCGGTGGCCTCGACCGCGGTGTCGCTGATACTCACCCTGGTGATCTACGTGGCCTACGACCGGGAGGCGGCCGGCTTCCAGTTCTACGAGGACGTGCCGCTGGTGGCGCCGCTGGGCATCAACTACCAGCTCGGCATCGACGGCATGAGCCTGCTCATGCTGCTGCTCACCTCGATCATCATCTTCGCGGGGGCCTGGGCCTCCTGGACCGTGAAGGTGCGCAGCCAGGAGTTCTACGCCCTGCTGCTGGTGCTGGTGACCGGGGTCTACGGCGTCTTCGTCTCGCTCGACCTGTTCGTGCTCTTCCTGTTCTACGAGATCGCGGTGCTGCCGATGTACCTGCTCATCGGCATCTGGGGCTCGAGCGGCGAGGTGCGCCCGCAGGGCATCTTCGGCTGGGCCTTCGGCCGCACCGGCGTCGGCACCAAGGAATACGCCGCGATGAAGCTGACCCTCTACCTGCTCTTCGGGTCCGCCTTCATCCTGGTCGGCATCCTCGCCCTCTACGTGGCGAACGACTCGTCGTCGTTCTCGTTCCTCGAGATGGAGCTGGGCCAGTTCGATCCGCGGCTGCAGTCCTGGGTGTTCCTGGCCTTCTACGTGGGCTTCGGCATCCTGGCCGGCATCTGGCCGCTGCACACCTGGTCGCCCGACGGCCACGCCTCCGCGCCCACCGCCGTCTCCATGCTGCACGCCGGCGTGCTCATGAAGCTCGGGGCCTACGGGGTGGTGCGCCTCGGCATGGGGCTGCTGCCCGACGCGACGCTGCAGTGGTCCTGGCTGGTCGGCACGATCGCGTGCATCAACATCGTCTACGGCGCGTTCTCGGCCATGGCCCAGACCGATCTCAAGTACGTGATCGCCTACTCCTCGGTCTCGCACATGGGCGTGGTGATGCTCGGCGCGGCCACCCTCACCGAGGTGGGGCTCAACGGATCGGTCTACCAGATGTTCGCCCACGGGATCATGACCGGCCTCTTCTTCGCCCTGGTCGGCCTGGTCTACGAGAAGGCCCACTCGCGCGAGATCTTCAAGATGGGCGGCTTCGCGCGGATGATGCCGGGGATCGCGACCGCGTTCACCATCGCGGGCCTGTCGTCGCTCGGCCTGCCCGCCACCGCCGGCTTCGTGGCCGAGCTCCTCACGTTCCTGGGGGCGTGGCAGTCGTCGTACTCGTGGTGGCTGATCCCCGCGGTGGGCGGCGCCTATCTCACCGCGATCTACGTGCTGCGCGTCACCAAGCAGATCTTCTGGGGGCCGCCCTCGCCCGATCCGCACTTCCAGAACTTGCCGGACGCGCGAGGCCCGGAGTGGGCCGCGCTCTGGATCCTGGTGTTCGTGATCGTGCTCTTCGGGGTGTGGCCGTCGCTGGCGCTGGCCCCCGTGGATACCGCCACGATGCCGCTGCTGAACCGCCTCTGGGTGCTCCAGTGA